One stretch of Akkermansia sp. RCC_12PD DNA includes these proteins:
- a CDS encoding DNA-directed RNA polymerase subunit omega — protein MKAELVEQASKIIPEPQLLINVVSRRVAQLNSGRAPLIPTTPHMGNANIALTEIIEGKLVYHVPSDTLQEAAQ, from the coding sequence ATGAAAGCCGAACTTGTCGAACAAGCCTCCAAAATCATTCCCGAGCCCCAGCTGCTGATTAACGTGGTTTCCCGCCGCGTCGCCCAGCTCAACAGCGGCCGTGCTCCGCTGATTCCCACCACGCCCCATATGGGAAACGCGAACATCGCCCTGACGGAGATTATTGAAGGCAAGCTTGTCTATCACGTCCCCTCCGACACCCTGCAGGAGGCCGCCCAGTAA
- the smpB gene encoding SsrA-binding protein SmpB codes for MSADISSNKKARRDYEILDTCECGLELKGTEVKSIRAGKVNIADAFARVENGQMLLYGCDIQPWETAGEFFQHKARRPRRLLLHKREIFKLEQQVSQKGCSLVALKLYWKNGKVKLALGLGKGKTHRDQRYDLKARVEMREAQREVARINRR; via the coding sequence ATGAGCGCAGACATCTCCTCCAATAAAAAAGCCCGCCGGGACTACGAAATCCTGGATACCTGCGAATGCGGGCTGGAACTCAAAGGCACGGAAGTCAAATCCATCCGTGCCGGAAAGGTGAACATTGCCGATGCATTCGCCAGAGTGGAAAACGGCCAGATGCTCCTGTACGGTTGTGACATCCAGCCGTGGGAGACGGCCGGGGAATTTTTCCAGCACAAGGCGCGCCGCCCCCGCCGCCTGCTGCTCCACAAGCGGGAAATCTTTAAGCTGGAACAACAGGTCTCCCAGAAGGGCTGTTCCCTCGTAGCCCTCAAGCTGTACTGGAAAAACGGCAAGGTCAAGCTGGCCCTGGGGCTGGGCAAAGGCAAGACCCACCGCGACCAGCGCTACGACCTCAAGGCCCGCGTGGAAATGCGGGAAGCCCAGCGGGAAGTGGCCCGCATCAACAGGCGGTAA
- a CDS encoding ribonuclease H-like domain-containing protein produces MRDIVYFDLETRHSAAEVGGWHNTAEMRMSVGVTYSTASGKYTIYSEEMVDDLITQLRQADLVVGYNHEHFDYGVLQRYTMWNMADITNNLDLCRDIEQRGGVRVKLDSVAAASIGSSKTAVGTQALKWWADYVKTGNVELLMDIARYCCFDVKVTRDVHWYGAEHGFIRYDDKKGGTVELPVDWKL; encoded by the coding sequence ATGAGAGACATCGTGTATTTTGACTTGGAAACCCGCCACTCCGCTGCAGAGGTGGGAGGCTGGCACAACACGGCCGAGATGCGCATGTCCGTGGGCGTGACTTATTCCACCGCTTCCGGCAAATACACGATTTATTCCGAGGAAATGGTGGACGACCTCATCACGCAGCTCCGCCAGGCGGACCTGGTGGTGGGCTACAACCACGAACACTTCGACTACGGCGTGCTCCAGCGTTATACGATGTGGAACATGGCGGACATCACGAACAATCTGGACCTGTGCCGGGATATCGAGCAGCGCGGCGGAGTCCGCGTCAAGCTGGATTCCGTGGCCGCGGCTTCCATAGGCTCCTCCAAGACGGCGGTGGGCACCCAGGCCCTCAAGTGGTGGGCGGATTACGTGAAGACCGGGAATGTGGAACTGCTGATGGACATAGCGCGCTACTGCTGTTTTGACGTGAAGGTTACCCGCGATGTTCACTGGTATGGAGCGGAACACGGTTTCATCCGCTATGACGACAAGAAAGGGGGCACCGTGGAATTGCCCGTAGACTGGAAGCTGTAA